The following are from one region of the Aspergillus chevalieri M1 DNA, chromosome 1, nearly complete sequence genome:
- a CDS encoding MCT family MFS transporter (COG:G;~EggNog:ENOG410Q17K;~InterPro:IPR020846,IPR011701,IPR036259;~PFAM:PF07690;~TransMembrane:12 (i40-63o83-105i112-132o138-158i170-189o201-223i244-267o279-298i310-328o334-358i370-392o398-422i);~go_function: GO:0022857 - transmembrane transporter activity [Evidence IEA];~go_process: GO:0055085 - transmembrane transport [Evidence IEA]) translates to MGANVDVEQSAAVTSPDNIEKNETSQQPYEKEEHVYDTGLLPWMQVLGSWFLFFNSWGVINTWGAFQTYYEQNLLSNMSSSDIAWIGSLQSFLLMLFGVVTGPLFDAGYFRYLITFGNIMMPFALMMISISSKYWHLILAQGVVIGLSSGCLFVPSVAILPQYFKKRRGLANGIAASGSSIGGVIYPIMFNQLQQKVGFPWATRAVGFLCLGTICISQLTMKLRFSPKEKRKLLILSAFKEPQFVMFCIAMFLGFMGFYNFLFYVQSYAIDTGIVGSKLGFYLLAMLNAGSTFGRIFPNFVADSTGPLNVLTPAATATAILAFAWIGVHNVPGIIVLAVLYGLCSGGFVSLPAVVMATMTKDVRELGTRLGMVFAVTSIGLLIGTPIGGAILNDSGSYLGVQLFTACCLITASGFFVTLRLMRTGITFKARA, encoded by the exons ATGGGTGCGAATGTCGACGTTGAACAGTCGGCCGCCGTGACCTCTCCTGACAACATCGAGAAAAACGAGACAAGCCAGCAGCCTTACGAAAAGGAAGAACATGTCTACGATACGGGCCTTCTGCCGTGGATGCAAGTGCTCGGTTCCTGGTTTCTGTTCTTTAACTCATG GGGCGTGATTAATACATGGGGAGCTTTCCAAACATACTACGAACAGAACCTCCTCTCGAACATGTCGTCGTCGGATATCGCCTGGATCGGATCGTTGCAGTCGTTCCTTCTCATGCTTTTCGGTGTCGTCACTGGCCCGCTTTTCGACGCTGGATACTTCCGGTATCTGATCACCTTTGGCAACATCATGATGCCGTTCGCTTTGATGATGATCAGTATCTCCTCCAAGTACTGGCACTTGATCCTTGCACAAGGTGTCGTCATCGGGCTTTCCAGTGGATGTCTGTTCGTCCCGTCCGTCGCCATTCTACCACAATACttcaagaagagaagaggtcTGGCCAACGGAATCGCAGCCTCTGGAAGCAGTATCGGAGGTGTCATCTACCCCATCATGTTCAACCAGCTGCAACAGAAAGTCGGATTCCCATGGGCAACACGCGCAGTCGGCTTCCTCTGCCTGGGCACCATCTGCATCTCCCAACTCACAATGAAACTACGATTCTCCCCCAAGGAGAAGCGCAAGCTTCTCATCCTCTCCGCCTTCAAGGAACCCCAGTTCGTCATGTTCTGCATCGCCATGTTCCTGGGTTTCATGGGTTTCTACAACTTCCTCTTCTACGTCCAGTCCTACGCCATCGATACGGGCATCGTCGGCTCGAAACTGGGCTTCTACCTCCTCGCCATGCTCAACGCCGGATCGACATTCGGCCGTATCTTCCCTAACTTCGTCGCTGACTCCACTGGTCCTTTGAACGTGCTTACTCCCGCCGCTACAGCAACTGCTATCCTGGCCTTTGCCTGGATTGGCGTGCACAATGTCCCCGGTATCATTGTCCTGGCTGTCTTGTACGGTCTGTGCTCTGGTGGTTTCGTCTCTCTGCCTGCCGTGGTCATGGCCACTATGACCAAGGACGTCCGGGAACTGGGAACCCGTCTGGGCATGGTTTTTGCGGTGACCTCGATTGGATTGCTGATTGGTACTCCTATCGGTGGTGCTATTCTGAATGACTCGGGGTCGTATCTGGGTGTGCAGCTGTTCACTGCTTGCTGTCTCATCACTGCTTCTGGGTTTTTCGTGACGCTGCGACTTATGCGCACGGGAATCACGTTCAAGGCTCGAGCATAA
- a CDS encoding uncharacterized protein (COG:S;~EggNog:ENOG410PP3S), with protein MPPSPLDIPHRHTDTNGDFEPLSPGTYENGFPHSSSPPPRTATPPTPGTPRQQGMMNVNAPHRGSVDVDLTGTSADAGGGAGLGNLADELADAWEEEEGYGYGYGYASGQETDNGPVDLQQQDVSDGEEDYDVGGGARTPSSGYSVEHNSLHPPRPKGRNAAQRHRRHESQYDGSDYGNDSDLEEAADISPSLEGQMAEIESLARRGMENNGSENDHVIKRAVEALRDLGGQSGIENNAMRLITAHTSITSHLTHQTRTLQTLTHPLLFSSFPLLSEDAIDALIPLIDTELLPNLPYPFQGQARHSSTTTSTPATSRPGTPHSHSHSHSRSHSQPQSHLNPLTSLQTLISQTSDLTHSLQGLSDTLYESRQLTSTASRRLRSARELVAELRREEEGREEGSRWLERGDWDRKLKEREAGRECGDVVSGFEAVCGEWRERLFGAGAGEVAAA; from the exons ATGCCACCGTCTCCCCTGGACATCCCTCACCGCCATACCGATACCAACGGCGACTTCGAGCCCCTCTCCCCCGGCACCTATGAAAACGGATTCCCTCACAGTTCCAGCCCTCCACCACGCACAGCAACACCTCCCACACCCGGCACGCCCCGCCAACAAGGCATGATGAACGTGAACGCCCCCCACCGCGGCTCCGTCGACGTCGACCTTACCGGCACCTCCGCAGATGCAGGCGGCGGTGCGGGCCTGGGCAACCTCGCAGATGAGCTGGCAGATGCatgggaggaagaagaggggtaTGGATACGGGTATGGATATGCGTCAGGGCAGGAGACTGATAACGGCCCCGTGGATTTACAGCAGCAGGATGTGAGTGACGGGGAGGAGGATTATGATGTGGGAGGAGGTGCGAGGACGCCATCGTCGGGGTACTCAGTTGAGCATAATTCGTTGCATCCGCCGAGGCCGAAGGGGAGGAATGCGGCTCAGCGGCATAGGCGGCATGAGTCGCAGTATGATGGATCGGATTATGGGAATGATTCGGATCTAGAGGAGGCGGCGGATATATCGCCGAGTTTGGAGGGGCAGATGGCGGAAATTGAGAGTCTGGCGAGACGGGGGATGGAGAATAATGGCAGCGAGAACGACCATGTTATCAAGCGGGCTGTTGAAGCTCTTCGGGATTTGGGTGGTCAGAGTGGAATTGAGAATAATGCGATGCG ACTCATCACAGCACACACCTCCATCACGTCGCATCTAACTCACCAAACCCGCACCCTCCAAACACTAACGCACCCGCTCCTCTTCTCGTCctttcccctcctctccgaAGACGCCATCGACGCCCTCATCCCCTTAATCGACACCGAACTCCTCCCAAACCTCCCCTACCCCTTCCAAGGCCAAGCCCGCCATTCCTCAACCACAACCTCGACACCAGCAACATCCCGACCAGGCACCCCCCACTCACACTCACACTCACATTCCCGCTCTCACTCACAGCCACAATCACACCTTAACCCACTAACATCCCTCCAAACCCTCATCTCCCAAACCTCCGACCTCACACACTCCCTCCAAGGCCTCAGCGACACCCTCTACGAATCCCGCCAGTTAACATCTACTGCCTCGCGCCGTCTGCGCTCCGCACGCGAACTAGTCGCCGAGCTCCGCCGTGAGGAAGAAGGGCGCGAGGAAGGCTCACGGTGGCTTGAGCGCGGGGATTGGGATCGGAAGTTGAAGGAGAGAGAGGCGGGGAGGGAGTGCGGGGATGTGGTTAGTGGGTTTGAGGCTGTTTGTGGGGAGTGGAGGGAGAGGTTGTTTGGGGCTGGTGCGGGGGaggttgctgctgcttga
- a CDS encoding PH domain protein (COG:S;~EggNog:ENOG410PG3N;~InterPro:IPR001849,IPR011993) produces the protein MARSRVISFMSSLGPSRSSNQANSRKRDSSASFTLESPSLSAASTTSPDAPSPVAEGSSTGPLSRAERRASRPSSAVFSHKPPQLDVSGDTPAEIQPIFALLNSHANKIYYEGYFLKLNDLDTHGRPCPDRQWVECYAQLIGTVLSLWNAAALDAARDGQEVPPTFINLADASIKMIETLPIKNQQSQPLKNVLSLCSAGQNRYLLHFNSFNSLVQWASAIRLAMFEHTSLYEAYTGSIFAGKGKTLANANAILQQTRFKHEDWARVRFGAGTPWRRCWFVVSPPDEKEIQKARKTMKRRSAYDRSPPTVKGNIKFYETKKTKKQKPIATVTNAYAAYAIYPESIQLIEQSTLVKIEGQITIHASSEASTEGFVFVMPETHPAVSGFETMLRFLIPTFDTFNLYGRPNRIIAVTNHIKSIMFAFPRNRRHGYLDSLDIANLMQTPGCLNWGEAEWRQQLKEATARRMAAGGGGSRSSSISSEKPRFRATLPNRQSTMPVGGTRMFSPPSHFQPALNQSVDNIIPEGSREEPESPSNHSRAQSDTVGLYGHLERPPRLRTDMSPASSVYHLAEDGSERPESSNNTRSISDNGQQVDPQAAAVRDDLVSPSPPAPVSSPPAFTHGPNHTPSVRPRPSVDARKASHRMSKATFAQMAAASGAGLAAGRSTTKSTEDMRQQNMPVNNPYASEPRGLGVSDVNWRASSEVIAAPKFVAASSPSANRSPGSTPSSEQSSAPSSIKNRLSLDTTKAIKRKPVGQSQRAQFGVTSPVASTVGEPSYDDLRHTVDEDALNQVGLLHDPTPSPAKDSNQDEESVYDTVYDDASTVSPDYASTHGSVYSKASSVRRPRMGVKKTVGGGEPERNVVIGDAQYTVDQQPSQSNPDIPHVDFGPTMTYLPTTGRPSTADTLKQSGHERGGSDSTERGRINVPTHSVDLSHSRNSSRDERRRSVPWQPGMPNGRPTTPGSSSTLAYGHVPTSPVHPRPQKPPVSPNWMAHSTSNMHLVQNQHRPRSRGAGAMMPQNISPNLSAREQEHVARMTGSAFFNMSSSRRQQPQAGPRGLVAEIDARERQKRGLKEGMSNHMVQHAIAQRQQHMQYQPQHASYYGGDAYSSYNLPAAGHSLGALNQTYRADEPRRQTWYGNGMQQAAPVYYSQGPGQYTNMH, from the exons ATGGCTCGTTCGCGGG TGATCTCGTTCATGTCTTCCTTGGGTCCGTCCCGCAGCAGTAACCAGGCCAATAGTCGCAAGCGCGATTCCTCTGCTTCGTTTACTTTAGAGTCACCATCGCTATCAGCTGCGAGCACCACTTCGCCAGATGCCCCGTCGCCGGTGGCCGAAGGTTCGTCGACAGGACCACTATCCAGAGCAGAGCGCCGTGCCTCTCGCCCGTCTTCAGCCGTCTTCTCGCACAAGCCCCCGCAATTGGACGTTTCGGGGGATACGCCTGCTGAAATCCAGCCGATCTTCGCTCTTTTAAACAGCCACGCCAACAAAATATACTACGAAGGTTATTTCCTCAAGCTGAATGATTTGGATACCCATGGCCGGCCTTGTCCCGACAGACAGTGGGTGGAATGTTATGCGCAACTGATTGGAACTGTTCTTTCGCTATGGAACGCCGCTGCGCTGGATGCAGCGCGAGATGGACAAGAGGTTCCTCCGACGTTCATCAACCTGGCTGATGCCTCGATCAAGATG ATCGAGACCCTGCCCATTAAAAATCAACAATCGCAGCCCTTGAAAAACGTACTGAGCCTGTGTTCCGCAGGTCAAAACCGATATCTTCTGCATTTCAACTCGTTCAATTCGTTAGTCCAATGGGCCTCTGCAATCCGGTTGGCAATGTTCGAGCATACCTCTCTCTACGAGGCGTATACCGGTTCCATCTTTgcaggaaaaggaaaaacacTCGCCAATGCCAATGCCATCTTGCAACAGACGCGATTCAAGCACGAAGACTGGGCTCGCGTGCGGTTTGGTGCTGGTACACCATGGCGGCGTTGCTGGTTCGTCGTGTCACCACCAGACGAGAAAGAGATACAAAAGGCACGCAAGACAATGAAGAGACGATCCGCCTATGATCGCTCGCCTCCTACGGTTAAAGGGAACATTAAGTTCTATGAGACCAAAAAGACCAAGAAGCAAAAGCCGATTGCCACCGTCACCAATGCCTACGCTGCCTATGCTATTTATCCCGAGTCTATCCAATTGATTGAGCAGTCCACGTTGGTCAAGATTGAAGGGCAGATTACAATCCATGCATCGTCCGAAGCGAGCACGGAAGGGTTTGTTTTTGTTATGCCCGAAACGCATCCGGCGGTGTCTGGCTTCGAGACGATGCTTCGCTTCCTTATTCCCACGTTCGACACTTTCAATCTCTACGGGCGGCCCAACCGTATTATAGCGGTCACAAATCACATCAAAAGTATCATGTTTGCTTTCCCCAGAAACCGTCGGCATGGTTACCTGGACAGCCTGGACATTGCAAATCTGATGCAGACCCCGGGTTGCCTGAACTGGGGTGAAGCGGAATGGAGGCAGCAGCTTAAAGAGGCGACTGCTCGTCGCATGGCCGCTGGCGGCGGTggcagcagaagcagcagtaTCTCAAGCGAAAAACCGCGCTTTAGGGCTACCTTACCCAATCGACAGAGCACTATGCCCGTTGGTGGAACCCGCATgttttctcctccttcacaTTTCCAACCAGCCTTAAACCAGTCCGTGGATAACATCATTCCCGAGGGATCACGAGAAGAGCCTGAATCCCCAAGCAACCATTCCCGGGCCCAGTCAGACACCGTTGGACTGTATGGTCACCTCGAACGGCCTCCGCGACTCCGCACAGATATGTCTCCAGCATCATCTGTTTACCATCTTGCAGAAGATGGCAGTGAACGGCCCGAGTCCAGCAACAATACCCGGAGTATCTCGGACAACGGACAGCAAGTTGATCCCCAAGCTGCAGCAGTTCGGGATGACCTCGTGTCTCCGTCCCCACCGGCACCTGTGTCGAGCCCTCCTGCGTTTACGCATGGACCGAACCACACGCCTTCAGTTCGGCCACGCCCGTCTGTTGATGCGAGAAAGGCCAGCCACCGCATGTCCAAAGCCACTTTTGCGCAGATGGCTGCTGCTAGTGGTGCCGGTTTAGCAGCCGGAAGGTCCACGACCAAGAGCACCGAGGACATGCGCCAACAAAATATGCCCGTCAATAATCCCTATGCTTCTGAACCTCGCGGTCTGGGTGTGTCTGATGTGAACTGGCGTGCCTCGAGCGAGGTGATCGCAGCTCCAAAATTCGTTGCGGCATCATCACCAAGCGCTAACCGTTCACCGGGTAGCACGCCATCGTCTGAACAATCATCTGCGCCATCGTCAATCAAAAACCGTCTGAGCTTGGACACCACCAAAGCAATTAAACGGAAACCCGTGGGTCAATCGCAGAGAGCGCAGTTTGGAGTCACCAGTCCGGTGGCTAGTACCGTGGGCGAGCCCAGTTATGATGATCTAAGACACACTGTCGACGAGGATGCACTGAACCAGGTCGGATTACTCCATGACCCCACGCCATCCCCCGCAAAGGATAGCAATCAGGATGAAGAAAGTGTCTACGACACTGTATATGATGATGCGTCAACGGTTTCTCCAGACTACGCCAGTACCCATGGGTCTGTTTACAGCAAGGCCTCATCTGTCCGACGCCCTCGGATGGGTGTGAAGAAGACAGTGGGAGGTGGCGAGCCGGAGAGAAACGTGGTTATTGGTGACGCCCAATACACTGTCGACCAACAACCATCCCAGTCCAACCCAGATATCCCACACGTGGACTTTGGGCCTACCATGACCTATCTCCCTACGACTGGTCGCCCGAGCACAGCAGACACATTAAAACAGTCTGGACACGAGCGTGGCGGCTCCGACTCTACGGAGAGAGGACGAATCAATGTGCCAACACATTCCGTGGATCTCTCCCATTCGAGAAATTCGAGTCGCGACGAACGTCGTCGAAGCGTCCCCTGGCAGCCTGGGATGCCAAATGGACGCCCTACCACCCCAGGCTCGAGCAGCACTCTTGCGTACGGACACGTTCCCACTTCTCCAGTGCATCCACGTCCCCAGAAACCCCCTGTGTCACCCAACTGGATGGCTCACTCCACCTCTAACATGCATCTGGTTCAGAACCAGCACCGGCCCCGTTCCCGCGGCGCTGGTGCCATGATGCCTCAGAATATTTCTCCCAACCTGTCCGCTCGCGAACAGGAGCACGTCGCACGCATGACCGGATCAGCCTTCTTCAACATGTCCTCATCTCGccgacaacaaccacaaGCTGGTCCCAGAGGCCTCGTCGCAGAGATTGATGCTCGCGAGCGTCAGAAGAGGGGTCTGAAGGAGGGCATGTCGAACCACATGGTCCAGCATGCCATTGCCCAACGCCAACAGCACATGCAGTACCAACCGCAGCATGCTTCGTACTACGGAGGTGACGCTTACAGTAGCTACAACCTTCCGGCAGCTGGACATAGCCTTGGAGCGCTTAACCAGACGTACCGTGCTGATGAACCACGTCGGCAGACTTGGTACGGAAACGGGATGCAGCAGGCTGCGCCGGTTTACTACAGCCAAGGTCCTGGGCAATACACCAATATGCATTAA
- the RPB6 gene encoding DNA-directed RNA polymerase core subunit RPO26 (BUSCO:EOG09265552;~COG:K;~EggNog:ENOG410PQRP;~InterPro:IPR012293,IPR028363,IPR006111,IPR006110, IPR020708,IPR036161;~PFAM:PF01192;~go_component: GO:0005634 - nucleus [Evidence IEA];~go_component: GO:0005665 - RNA polymerase II, core complex [Evidence IEA];~go_function: GO:0003677 - DNA binding [Evidence IEA];~go_function: GO:0003899 - DNA-directed 5'-3' RNA polymerase activity [Evidence IEA];~go_process: GO:0006351 - transcription, DNA-templated [Evidence IEA]): MSDYGGDHEEETYDYEPAEEVDDLEPEDFVNPEDMEGQEEGEGYESYAPNVNGDQVVVSGDPNAGYSGKVMEQAREKKVPNEQRATTPYMTKYERARVLGTRALQISMNAPVLVDLEGETDPLQIAIKELNQKKIPLIVRRYLPDGWYEDWTCEELL; this comes from the exons ATGTCTGACTACGGTGGTGACCATGAGGAGGAGAC TTACGACTACGAGCCCGCGGAGGAGGTCGACGACCTTGAGCCCGAAGATTTCGTAAACCCCGAGGACATGGAGGGCCAGGAAGAGGGCGAAGGCTACGAATCATATGCGCCAAACGTCAACGGAGACCAAGTTGTCGTCTCAGGCGATCCCAATGCCGGTTATTCGGGGAAGGTCATGGAACAAGCTCGGGAGAAGAAGGTCCCTAACGAGCAGCGGGCGACTACCCCGTACATGACCAAGTACGAGAGAGCGCGTGTTTTGGGTACAAGGGCTTTGCAGATTAG TATGAATGCTCCCGTGCTCGTGGACCTCGAAGGCGAAACGGACCCGCTGCAGATTGCTATTAAGGAACTCAACCAGAAGAAGATCCCTCTGATTGTGAGGAGATATCTGCCAGATGGATG GTACGAGGACTGGACATGTGAAGAATTGCTTTAA
- a CDS encoding uncharacterized protein (COG:S;~EggNog:ENOG410PZJT;~TransMembrane:1 (i12-34o)), whose translation MLVFQRWAASSKLSTVLILFAYLIFGIFLLLFVFTEPSGIITMEESLPEEIFPLSGFPTPEERLMDPFDDTTSVFSDPFDLDERDREERLAAHDTQRLRELVSNFSRGFDAATFPDYVKTWIPRLGHDLFPGSYAHLMIILLEDWDQTEYFQLSMFKWLCERHPVPRYYRIGRARGIDDRLFVTELGVLKKLLSPLWGDDPRPIHWIGSRLTNPDDSCDQVKTSMRIIKHFKEEISAEIQDANDDRTIFSPKTAPEDHKAEVSIREFRIDACKASLGWGEFLKTDLHFTSFHQYYKAHLIRTSPHRARTLGFLPPLHEPIPDYFPRRTDAQPTAWCNWVRPELRGSVLDLILKIAVWLGLARGAAAVHLFCDIVRAFSLKKPTDLTDRDRIALLYHFTAIRIPNERITSGLTTPFSHADKSVLSRNTDYLSAIADLSYDHDRVSLVSGAASMEWSDSATLISQKLPLIHRRLRMSQGQVKTYHDGQVLEYLGQASVEMTLSSKVMAEKRLELDYTDYSSSIFKKATIVGKNKHLSLLPLSRPIPIPRRRVVGSLRIGYV comes from the exons ATGCTCGTATTTCAGCGCTGGGCTGCCAGCAGCAAGCTCTCGACAGTTTTGATACTCTTCGCCTACTTGATATTTGGAATATTCTTGCTTTTGTTTGTATTCACG GAACCCAGCGGAATCATCACCATGGAAGAATCCTTGCCCGAGGAAATCTTCCCTTTGTCAGGATTTCCCACCCCCGAGGAGCGCCTGATGGATCCCTTCGACGACACGACCTCCGTCTTCTCCGATCCCTTCGACCTAGACGAGCGTGACCGCGAAGAACGTCTCGCCGCGCACGACACCCAGCGCCTCCGCGAGCTCGTGTCCAATTTCTCCAGGGGTTTCGACGCTGCTACATTCCCGGATTATGTGAAGACATGGATTCCTCGTCTTGGACATGATTTGTTTCCTGGCTCGTATGCGCATCTCATGATCATTCTGCTTGAGGATTGGGACCAGACGGAGTACTTTCAGCTGTCCATGTTTAAGTGGTTGTGCGAGAGACACCCGGTTCCTAGATACTATCGCATTGGTCGTGCTCGTGGTATCGATGATAGGCTGTTCGTGACTGAGCTTGGAGTTTTGAAAAAGCTGCTTTCGCCGTTGTGGGGAGATGACCCCAGACCGATCCACTGGATTGGCAGTCGACTCACCAACCCTGATGACTCGTGCGACCAGGTGAAGACCTCGATGCGCATCATTAAACACTTCAAGGAGGAAATCTCGGCTGAGATCCAGGACGCCAATGACGATA GAACCATATTCTCCCCCAAAACTGCCCCCGAAGACCACAAAGCCGAAGTCAGCATTCGCGAATTTCGCATCGACGCCTGCAAAGCCTCTCTCGGCTGGGGTGAATTTCTCAAAACAGACCTCCACTTCACCTCCTTCCACCAATACTACAAAGCGCACTTAATCCGGACCTCCCCACACAGAGCGCGAACTCTGGGCTTCCTCCCTCCGCTTCACGAACCCATCCCCGACTATTTCCCCCGCCGCACCGACGCCCAGCCCACAGCCTGGTGCAACTGGGTCCGTCCCGAGCTACGAGGCAGCGTACTAGACCTAATCCTGAAAATAGCAGTCTGGCTAGGCCTCGCTCGCGGCGCAGCAGCCGTGCATCTATTCTGCGACATCGTCCGCGCCTTCTCCCTTAAGAAACCAACGGACCTCACCGACCGGGATCGCATCGCTCTCCTGTACCATTTCACCGCGATCAGAATCCCCAACGAACGCATCACGTCCGGCCTCACTACGCCCTTTTCCCACGCAGACAAGTCCGTCCTGAGCAGGAATACGGACTATCTCTCTGCAATCGCGGATCTGAGCTACGACCACGACCGTGTCTCTTTGGTATCTGGCGCTGCCTCGATGGAGTGGTCTGACTCGGCTACCTTGATTTCACAGAAACTTCCGCTTATCCATCGTCGCTTGAGAATGAGCCAGGGACAGGTTAAGACGTACCATGATGGACAGGTCTTGGAGTATTTGGGGCAGGCGTCGGTTGAAATGACATTGAGCTCAAAAGTTATGGCTGAGAAGAGGCTGGAGTTGGATTACACG GACTACTCAAGCTCGATCTTCAAGAAAGCCACTATCGTCGGGAAAAACAAACatctttctcttctgccTCTTTCTCGGCCTATTCCGATTCCAAGACGTCGCGTTGTCGGTAGTCTTCGTATTGGATACGTTTGA
- the PZF1 gene encoding C2H2-type zinc finger protein (COG:K;~EggNog:ENOG410PIPG;~InterPro:IPR036236,IPR013087;~PFAM:PF00096), which yields MGQKRKASAGASPHSKRIQKETVLDHNDPIYEETHPDPEYLSENDSQSFASDIPLETPATPISVTSSRYPSELKTHLCPYEDCTKAFNRPARLQEHLRSHNNERLFTCPQGGCDKTFLRASHLNHHIKSAHTGVRDYVCDRPGCGKSFVTGSRLRRHLAAHDGRDKYRCTEYPPCNETFRKHTTLQKHIMTAHLKQKPFPCPHVDGATGQKCPMAFETAGHLRAHESRLHTEKRFTCTECSQRMDIGQNESDSAVTFPTYALLQAHIRTAHPPRCPNCLVTCSTSRELRRHLEVAHGDVSVEERKVFPCTIPGCDRSFTKKGNLTVHIRTVHEGEKRFACGETDLSTSKKVAGWDGFGCGKRYGTKLALEEHIRTAHLGFPNAKAVRRQRLGQGQNHNPTTNTNTNTPSTLAALTGSGYAQETGRHIACFIDSCAHRFHRDYDLWVHMGGKHGCSEDEIRDLFLRRALLSTNDDGQQQHGAEVFGIYGYELDPDPYESYIPAPAPGEAMQDTQDAKDEIPPDNDMALIDPVLAYNLMN from the exons ATGGGTCAGAAACGAAAGGCTTCTGCGGGAGCCTCGCCGCATTCAAAGAGGATACAAAAAGAGACTGTGCTGGACCACAATG ATCCCATCTATGAGGAGACGCATCCCGATCCAGAGTACTTGTCTGAAAATGATAGCCAAAGCTTCGCCAGTGATATCCCGCTCGAAACCCCAGCGACACCAATCTCCGTGACGTCGAGCAGATATCCATCAGAACTCAAAACCCATCTCTGTCCCTATGAGGACTGTACAAAAGCATTCAACCGACCGGCACGACTCCAAGAGCATCTGCGCTCGCATAACAACGAGCGGCTTTTTACCTGCCCACAAGGTGGCTGCGACAAGACCTTCCTCCGAGCATCGCATCTCAATCACCACATCAAAAGCGCTCACACCGGTGTTCGAGACTACGTTTGCGATCGTCCAGGTTGTGGAAAGAGCTTCGTGACAGGCTCACGACTTCGTCGACATCTAGCAGCACACGATGGAAGAGACAAGTACCGCTGCACGGAGTATCCGCCTTGCAATGAGACGTTCCGGAAGCACACGACGCTCCAAAAACACATCATGACGGCGCATTTGAAACAGAAACCCTTTCCATGTCCGCATGTTGATGGAGCGACGGGGCAGAAATGTCCAATGGCGTTTGAGACGGCTGGACATCTCCGAGCGCACGAGAGCAGGCTTCATACGGAGAAACGGTTCACCTGCACGGAATGTTCTCAGCGAATGGACATCGGTCAGAACGAAAGCGACTCCGCTGTGACCTTTCCTACATACGCACTGCTACAAGCACACATTCGCACCGCCCACCCCCCACGATGTCCAAACTGTCTCGTCACCTGCTCTACATCCCGAGAACTGCGCCGCCATCTGGAAGTCGCCCACGGCGACGTCAGCGTCGAGGAACGAAAGGTCTTCCCGTGCACCATTCCTGGATGCGATCGCAGCTTCACGAAGAAAGGAAACCTAACCGTGCACATCCGAACCGTGCACGAGGGCGAGAAACGCTTCGCCTGTGGCGAGACCGATCTCTCCACGTCTAAGAAAGTCGCCGGCTGGGACGGCTTTGGCTGCGGAAAGCGATACGGCACGAAGCTCGCCCTGGAAGAGCATATCCGTACTGCGCATCTGGGCTTCCCGAATGCCAAAGCAGTACGCCGGCAGCGATTGGGCCAAGGGCAAAACCACAACCCCAcgaccaacaccaacaccaacaccccATCAACCCTAGCCGCGCTTACAGGCTCTGGATACGCGCAAGAAACAGGACGACACATCGCCTGCTTCATCGACTCGTGCGCGCACAGATTCCACCGCGATTACGATCTTTGGGTGCACATGGGCGGTAAACACGGTTGCTCGGAGGACGAGATTCGCGATCTCTTCCTACGACGAGCATTATTATCCACAAATGACGAtggccagcagcagcacggCGCGGAGGTCTTCGGAATCTACGGATACGAGTTGGACCCTGATCCTTACGAGTCGTATATCCCTGCCCCTGCTCCCGGCGAAGCGATGCAGGACACACAAGATGCAAAAGATGAGATACCCCCTGATAATGACATGGCGCTTATTGACCCTGTTTTGGCGTACAACTTGATGAATTAG